The genomic window GCGAACGAGAAGGACGCCTGTGGCCTGGCGATGGTCGCGACCCTGACGGGCGAGGCCTCGCACAGCATCATCGACGCGGCGCTCGGTTCGCTCCGCAACCTGGAGCACCGCGGCGCGATCGGTTCCGACGCCGGGACCGGCGACGGCGCGGGCATCCTCACCCAGATGCCCGACGCCTTCCTGCGCGGCGTCGCCGGATTCGAGCTGCCGCCGCTCGGTGCGTACGCCGTGGGCATCGCCTTCCTGCCCACCGACGCCTCCGAGCGCGCACAGCTCCAGACGCGCATCGCCGCGATCGCCGCCGAGGAGGAACTCACCGTCCTCGGCTGGCGCGAGGTGCCGGTCGACCCCGACGAGTTGGGGAAGCTCGCCCGTGCGGCCATGCCGGCGTTCGAACAATTGTTCGTCACGGGGACCGGCGCGTCGACGCCGACCGGGATCGCCCTCGACCGACTCGCCTTCCGGCTCCGGAAGCGGGCGGAGCGCGAGCTCGGGGCGTACTTCATCTCCTTGTCGAGCCGCACGCTCGTCTACAAGGGCATGGTCACGACGCTCCAGCTCGAACCGTTCTACCCCGACCTGTCCGACGAGCGGTTCGCGACCAAGCTCGCCATCGTCCACTCGCGGTACTCCACCAACACGTTCCCGTCCTGGCCGCTGGCCCAGCCGCTGCGCATGATGGCGCACAACGGCGAGATCAACACGGTCGAGGGGAACCGCAACTGGATGCGCGCGCGGCAGTCGCAGCTCGAGTCCGAGCTCATCGGCGACATCCGCCCGCTGCTCCCCATCATCACGCCCGGAGCGAGCGACTCCGCCTCGTTCGACGAGGTCCTCGAGCTGTTGACGCTGACCGGACGGTCCCTCCCGCACGCCATGATGATGATGGTCCCCGAGGCCTGGGAGAAGCAGACCGGGCTGTCGCAGGAGCGACGCGACTTCTACGAGTTCAACTCCATGCAGATGGAGCCGTGGGACGGTCCGGCCGCCCTCACCTTCACGGACGGCTCACTCGTCGGCGCGACCCTGGACCGGAACGGCCTGCGCCCCGGTCGGTGGCTGGAGACGACCGACGGTCTCGTCGTCCTGGGTAGCGAGATCGGCGTCCTCGACGTCGACCCGAGCCGGGTCAAGCGCAAGGGCCGCCTGCGTCCCGGGAAGATGTTCCTCGTCGACACCGAGGCCGGGCGGATCATCGAGGACGACGAGATCAAGGACGAGCTCTCGGCTTCGGCACCCTGGGGCGACTGGCTCGACGCCGGACGCATCAACCTGAGCGACCTGCCGGAGCGCGAGCACATCGTGCACACGCCGGCATCCGTCACCCGCCGCCAGCGGACCTTCGGGTACACCGAGGAGGAGGTGCGCATCCTCCTGCAGCCCATGGGCCAGAACGGTGCGGAGCCGCTCGGCGCGATGGGCTCGGACACCCCGATCGCGGTGCTCTCCGACCGCCCTCGGCTGCTGTTCGACTACTTCGTGCAGCAGTTCGCCCAGGTCACCAACCCGCCGCTCGACTCGATCCGCGAGGAGGTCGTCACCTCGCTGAAGCTCGGGCTCGGCCCTGAGCGCAACCTCCTCTCGTGGGGCCCCGAGCACGCCAAGCAGGTCGTCCTCGACTTCCCGGTCATCGACAACGACGAGCTCGCCAAGATCCAGCACATCGACCCGAACCCGGCGAGCCCGCTGACGACGACCGTCAAGGCGCTCTACCGCGTCGAGGACGGCTCGGCCGGACTCGAGACGCGCCTGCGCGAGATGTGCGACGAGGTCGACCAGGCGATCCTCGCAGGCTCGGAGTTCATCGTCCTGAGCGACCGCGACTCGAACTCCGACCTCGCGCCGATCCCGTCGCTACTCTCGCTCGCCGCCGTGCACCACCACCTCATCCGCGCCGAGAACCGGATGAAGGTCGGGCTCGTCGTCGAGGCCGGCGACGTGCGCGAGGTCCACCACGTCGCGCTGCTCATCGGCTACGGCGCCTCCGCCATCAACCCGTACCTGGCCATGGAGAGCTGCGAGGACCTCGTCCGCAGCGGCCTCATCCAGGGCGTCACCCGCGAGCAGGCCGTCAAGAACGTCATCAAGGCGCTCGGCAAGGGCGTGCTCAAGATCATGTCGAAGATGGGCATCTCGACGGTGTCCTCCTACGCCGGAGCACAGGCCTTCGAGGCCGTCGGCCTGAGCCAGCAGCTCGTCGACAGCTATTTCACCGGCACGGAGACGAAGCTCGGCGGTGTCGGCATCGAGGTGATCGCCGAGGAGAACGCGAAGCGTCACCGGTACGCGTACCCCGAGGACGCCGCATCGACGGCCCACGAGCGCCTGCAGTCCGGCGGTGAGTACCAGTGGCGTCGCGACGGTTCGCCGCACCTCTTCAACCCGGAGACGGTCTTCAAGCTCCAGCACGCGACCAAGACGCGCCGGTACGACATCTTCCGCGAGTACACCCACATGGTCGACTCCCAGGCGGCACAGCTCATGACGCTCCGCGGGATGTTCACCCTCCGCACCGGTGCCCGCCCGCCCGTCCCGCTCGACGAGGTCGAGTCGGTCGCCTCGATCGTGAAGCGGTTCTCGACCGGCGCGATGAGCTACGGCTCCATCTCGCGCGAGGCGCACGAGACGCTGGCCATCGCGATGAACAGCATCGGTGCTAAGTCGAACACCGGTGAGGGTGGCGAGGACGTCGACCGGCTCCTCGACCCGACGCGCCGCAGCGCGATCAAGCAGGTCGCCTCCGGCCGGTTCGGCGTGACGAGCATGTACCTCACGCACGCCGACGACATCCAGATCAAGCTCGCCCAGGGCGCGAAGCCCGGTGAGGGCGGGCAGTTGCCGCCGACGAAGGTCTACCCGTGGGTGGCGCGGACGCGGCACGCCACGGCGGGCGTCGGCCTCATCTCGCCGCCACCGCACCACGACATCTACTCCATCGAAGACCTCAAGCAGCTCATCTTCGACCTGAAGCGTGCGAACCCGAAGGCCCGGATCCACACCAAGCTGGTCAGCCAGTCCGGCATCGGTGCGGTGGCCGCGGGCGTCGCGAAGGCGCTCTCGGACGTCATCCTCGTCTCCGGTCACGACGGCGGAACCGGCGCGAGCCCGTTGAACTCCCTGAAGCACGCGGGCACGCCCTGGGAGCTGGGTCTCGCTGAGACGCAGCAGACCCTCATGCTCAACAACATGCGCGACCGGGTCGTGGTGCAGGTCGACGGTCAGATGAAGACCGGACGCGACGTCGTCATCGGGGCCCTGCTCGGCGCCGAGGAGTTCGGCTTCGCGACGGCACCGCTCGTCGTCTCCGGGTGCGTCATGATGCGCGTGTGCCACCTCGACACCTGCCCGGTCGGCGTCGCGACGCAGAACCCGGTGCTGCGCGAGCGGTTCACCGGCAAGCCGGAGTTCGTCGTGAACTTCTTCGAGTTCATCGCCCAGGAGGTGCGCGAGTACCTCGCCGAGCTCGGGTTCCGGACGCTCGAGGAGGCGATCGGCCACAACGAACTGATCGACGCCGACCGGGCGATCGATCACTGGAAGGCGTCCGGGCTCGACCTGGCCCCGGTCCTCGTGGGTCCCGTCTTCGCCGACGACGAGCCGCGGATCAACCGCCGGCCGCAGGAGCACGAGCTCGAGAAGCACTTCGACCAGCAGCTCATCACGGCCGCCTCGGAGGTGCTCGAACACGGTGGCCACTTCTCGGTCGACCTGCCCATCCGCAACACGGAGCGGGCGGTCGGCACCATGCTCGGCCACGAGGTCACCAGGCGGCACGGCGAGAACGGGCTCCCGGCAGGGAGCATCGACATCACCCTGCGTGGCTCGGCCGGGCAGTCCTTCGGCGCGTTCCTCCCCGGCGGCATCGCGCTGCGGCTCATCGGCGACTCGAACGACTACGTCGGCAAGGGCCTGTCCGGCGGACAGATCGTCGTCCGGCCATCCGAGCGCGCAGCCTTCGCGCCCGAGGAGAACGTGATCGCCGGCAACGTCATCGGGTACGGCGCGACCCAGGGCACCATGTTCCTGAGCGGGATCGTCGGCGAGCGGTTCCTGGTGCGCAACTCCGGCGCCACGGCGGTCGTCGAAGGCGTCGGTGACCACGCGCTCGAGTACATGACGGGCGGTCTCGCCGTCATCCTGGGCCAGACCGGCCGGAACCTCGGCGCGGGCATGTCCGGCGGCACGGCCTACGTGTTCGACCTCGAACGCGACCAGGTCAACCGAGACTCCCTCGCCTCGGGGGAGCTCACCCTGTCCGAACTCGACAGTGCCGACGCCGAGATCGTCCGCGACCTCCTCGAACGGCACGTCGTGGAGACCGGTTCTCCGCTGGCCGGCCGGCTGCTCGCCGACATCGAGGACTCACTCGCCCGGTTCGTCAAGGTCCTCCCGCGTGACTACGCGGCGGTCCTGGCGACCCGACAGACCGCACTCGACGAGGGGCTCGACCCCGACGGCGACATCGTATGGAACCGAATCCTGGAGGTGACCGGTGGCTGATCCCAAGGGATTCCTGAAGGTACCGGAGCGCGAGCTCCCGAAGCGCCGGCCCGTGCCGGTCCGCATCATGGACTGGAAAGAGGTCTACGAGCAGAGCGACCCCGCGACCGTCCGCAAGCAGGCTGGTCGCTGCATGGACTGCGGCATCCCGTTCTGCCATCAGGGCTGCCCGCTGGGCAACCTCATCCCGGAGTGGAACGACCTGATGTGGCGAGGCGAGGGACGCTCGGCCATCGAGCGGCTGCACGCCACGAACAACTTCCCGGAGTTCACAGGCCGTCTCTGCCCGGCGCCGTGCGAGAGTTCGTGCGTGCTGGGCATCAACCAGCCCGCCGTGACCATCAAGCAGGTCGAGGTGTCGATCATCGACCAGGCGTTCGCCAACGGTTGGGTCGAGTCCCACCCGCCGGAGCGGCTGACCGGCAAGACGGTCGCCGTCGTCGGTTCCGGTCCGGCCGGTCTCGCCGCAGCCCAGCAGCTGACGCGTGCCGGGCACACGGTCGCGGTCTACGAGCGCGACGACCGCATCGGTGGTCTGCTGCGCTACGGCATCCCCGACTTCAAGATGGAGAAGAAGCACCTCGACATCCGGCTGAAGCAGATGCAGGACGAGGGCACCCGGTTCCGCGCCGGCGTGAACATCGGGGTCGACATCAGCTGGGACGAGCTCCGCGCCCGCTACGACGCCGTCGTCATCGCCACCGGCGCGATGGTGCCGCGCGACCTGCCGATCCCCGGTCGTGACCTCTCCGGGGTCCACTTCGCGATGGAGTACCTCGTGCAGGCGAACCGCGTCGGCGCCGGCGACACGGTCGCCGACCAGATCACGGCGGAGGACAAGCACGTGGTGGTCCTCGGCGGCGGCGACACCGGTGCCGACTGCATTGGCACGGCGCACCGTCAGGGTGCCGCCTCCGTCACGAACCTCGCCATCGGCACGCAGCCGGCGGGGGAGCGGCCCGAGCACCAGCCGTGGCCCATGATGCCGACGCTCTTCGAGGTCGCGAGCGCACACGAGGAGGGCGGCAACCGCGAGTACCTGGTGTCGACCGTCGAGTTCCTCGCCAACGAGGCCGGCGAGGTGCGGGCGATCCGCGTCGCCGAGACGGAGTTCATCGACGGCCGTCGCGTGCCGAAGAGTGGCACCGAGCGGGAGATCCCGGCCGACCTCGTCCTGCTCGCACTCGGATTCACGGGCCCGGAGGGCGAGACCCTCGAGTCGCAGTTCCAGCTCCCCTTCACCGGGCGTGGCAACGTGGCGCGGGAGCACGATTACCAGACCAACCAGCCCGGCGTGTTCGTCGCGGGTGACGCCGGTCGTGGCCAGTCCCTCATCGTGTGGGCGATCGCCGAGGGCCGCGCTGCGGCGGCGGCCGTCGACCAGTACCTCGAGGGCGAGACCCAGCTTCCCTTCCCGGTCCGTCCCACGGACCAGCCCATCTCCCTCTAGGCTTTCAAGCGGACGACAAGCGTCGGACGCATCATGCCGAGCAGTGAGTACCGAAGCGCCTCGCGCGCAGAAATCATGGAGAACACACACACATGAGACGAGCCAAGATCGTCGCAACGCTGGGGCCTGCAGTCTCCAGCTATGAGAACATCCGGGCCATCATCGATGCGGGGGTCGATGTCACCCGGATGAACCTGAGCCACGGCAGCTACGACGTGCACGAGGCCATCTACGCCAACGTGCGCAAGGCCACCGAGGACTCCGGCCGTGCCGTCGCCGTCCTGGTCGACCTGCAGGGCCCGAAGATCCGCCTCGGCAAGTTCGAGGGCGGCCCGTACGACCTCGCCGTCGGCGACATCTTCAAGATCACGACCGAGGACATCCTCGGCACCAAGGAGATCTCCTCGACGACGTTCAAGGGCCTGCCCCAGGACGTCAAGCCGGGCGACTTCCTCCTGATCGACGACGGCAAGGTCAAGGTCGAGGTCGTTGAAGCGGACGACACCGTCGTGACCACGCGCGTCATCGTCGCCGGCCCCGTGTCGAACAACAAGGGCATCAACCTCCCCGGCGTCGCCGTCAACGTGCCCGCGCTCAGCGAGAAGGACGAAGCGGACCTCCGCTGGGGACTGCGTCTCGGCGCCGACCTCATCGCCCTGTCGTTCGTGCGCGACGCAGCCGACATCGACCGTGTCCACGAGATCATGGCGGAGGAGGGCCGCAAGGTCCCCGTGATCGCCAAGATCGAGAAGCCGCAGGCCGTCGAGAACCTCGAGGGCATCGTCGAGGCGTTCGACGCGATCATGGTCGCCCGTGGCGACCTCGGTGTCGAGCTCCCGCTCGAGGCCGTCCCGATCGTGCAGAAGCGTGCGGTGGAGCTCGCTCGCCGCATGGCGAAGCCGGTCATCGTCGCGACGCAGATGCTCGAGTCGATGATCTCCAGCCCCATCCCGACCCGCGCGGAGACCTCCGATGTCGCGAACGCGGTGCTCGACGGTGCTGACGCGGTCATGCTCAGTGGCGAGACGAGTGTCGGCGCCTACCCGGTGATCACGGTCCAGACCATGGCCCGGATCGTCGAGTCGACCGAGATCCACGGTCTCGACCGCGTTCCGCCGCTCGGCACGAAGCCGCGCACCCAGGCCGGAGCGATCACGTTGGCGGCCGTCGAGGTGGCGGACTTCGTCGAGGCGAAGTTCCTCTGCGTCTTCACGGAGTCGGGGGAGTCGGTCCGCCGCATGGCCCGTCTCCGCAACCGGATCCCGATCCTGGCGTTCACGCCCGACCCGGCCATCCGTCGTCGGATGGCGCTGAACTGGGGCGTTGAGTCCTTCGTCGTCGAGCGCGTGACGCACACCGACCAGATGGTCGCCCAGGTGGACGAGGTCCTCGTCGCCACGGGCAAGGCCGCCGTCGGTGAGCCGGTCATCATCATCTCCGGTTCCCCTCCCGGCATCCCCGGGACGACGAACGACATCCGCGTCCACAAGGTGGGCGACGTCCTCTAGTCGTCGACAGCAGCGAAGGCCGTGGTCCTCCCGTACGGGGACCACGGCCTTCGTCGTCCGCCGGGTGTGCGGTGGCACCGCGATTCCGGACGCCGTGGGTCTAGCCTGATGTCCATGAACCGTTCCGTCCTCGTCGACGACACCCTCCGCAGCGCCGTGGGCCTGGAGCCGGGAGGCGTCGACCGTGAGGCGACCGGTGCGGCAGGACTCCTGGCCTCCCGATTCGCTGTCCTGGAGCTCGCCGCGGTCGCCGTCGGTGCCGTGGAGGATGCCGCCGACCGACTCCGCATCGCCCTCGGATACGAGCCGATGCACCCGGCTCTCGACCTCGAGCGGATCGCCGCGGCCTACCAGAGCGACCGCCTGTTGCGGATCGACGGAGCAGCCGTGGACGCGTTCGCGCCACTGTCCGGCTTCTTCGCCGCGGCCGACGGCTGGGTGCGCACGCACGCGAACTACCCCCACCATCGTCGCCGCCTGAGCGCCATGCTCGGGATCGGCGACGAGGCCACCCGCGCAGAGCTCGCCTCGGCGATCGCCTCCCGCTCGGCCCTCGACCTGGAATCGGAGGCCGCCGGAGTCGGCGCACTGCTCGTCGCCGTCCGGAGCGCTACCGAATGGTCGTCCACACCGCAGGCCTCGGTCGGTGACGGACCGCTCGTCAGGCGCCACGGTGGCTCCAGCGGCTCGAGGATCGCCTCGTGGGTGCGGCCCACGCGCCGGCAACCCTTGCGCGGCCTCCGCGTCCTCGACCTGACGCGGGTGATCGCCGGTCCCGTGTCCACGAGGACCCTCGCGCTCCTCGGCGCGGACGTCCTGCGCGTGGATCCACCCCAGGTCCCCGAGATCCCCTGGCAGCACACCGACAGCGGCCAGGGGAAGCGGACGGCCACCCTCGACGCGTCGACGCCGCGTGGCCTCGCGACACTGCAGACGCTGTGCGACGAGGCCGACATCCTGGTGACGGGGTACCGGCCACACGCCCTCGAACGCCTCGGTCTGCGAGGTCGCGACGGTCTGGTCACCGGCTCCGTCGACGCCTGGGGTACGACGGGGCCCTGGGGTGATCGACGCGGTTTCGACAGCCTGGTCCAGGCCGCCACGGGCATCGCGCTGGTCGAGGGCGATGACGGCGCCCCGGGTGCCCTGCCGGCTCAGGCGCTCGACCACAGCGCGGGATACCTGCTGGCGGCGGCCATCGTCGACGACGTGGCGGCGGTCGTCGGCGGCGGTGATGCCGGCCGGTCGTCGGTGTCGCTCGCGCGCGTCGGTGCGGCGCTCCAGCGACTGCCACGATCCGAGGAACGCCCGCCGTCCGATCTCCCGAGAGCGCGGTGCCTGGTGACCCACGGTGCGGTGACGACGGCCCGCCCCGCGCTCAGCGCCTTCGACGATCACGCATCCCCGGCGGCGGTCCTGGGGAGCGCCGAACCGCAGTGGACCCCGCGCAGCTGATCCCGACACACTCCGCACCGGGAGATGACCGCCCTCCGGTCGCTCGCCTACCCTGGAGGTATGCGCCTCATCCTCATCAGACACGGTCAGACCTCGTCCAACGTCGCCGGCCTGCTCGACACCGCGATCCCTGGGGCCGTCCTCACCGAACTCGGCGAGACGCAGGCGGCCGCCCTCCCCAAAGCGCTCGTGGGGGAGCGGATCGACGCGGTCTACGCCTCCACCGCGGTGCGGGCGCAACAGACCGCCGCACCCGTCGCCGACGTCAGCGGGCTTCCCGTGATCGTCCGTGACGGACTCCGGGAGATCAGCGCCGGCGACAACGAGATGCTCGGGTCGCCCGAGGCCGTCCAGGTCTACATCGACACCATCGTGGCGTGGGCGATGGGCGACCTCGACACCCGGATGCCGGGCGGCGAGAACGGCCACGAGGTGTTCGCGCGCTTCGACGCCGTGATCGAGGAGCTCGAGGGCTCCGGACTGGAGAGCGTGATGGTCGTGAGCCACGGAGCGATGCTCCGGTCCTGGCTCGGGCTGCGCGGGGCGAACGTCGACGGACACTTCATCGGCACGCACCCCATCACGAACACGGGCGTCATCATCGTCGACGGGGACACGACGACCGGTTGGCGGGTCGACACCTGGACGGGCGACGCCGTCGGCGGACCGGAGCTGACGACGGAGGCCGACGGTCCGGCCGCCGCCG from Plantibacter flavus includes these protein-coding regions:
- the pyk gene encoding pyruvate kinase produces the protein MRRAKIVATLGPAVSSYENIRAIIDAGVDVTRMNLSHGSYDVHEAIYANVRKATEDSGRAVAVLVDLQGPKIRLGKFEGGPYDLAVGDIFKITTEDILGTKEISSTTFKGLPQDVKPGDFLLIDDGKVKVEVVEADDTVVTTRVIVAGPVSNNKGINLPGVAVNVPALSEKDEADLRWGLRLGADLIALSFVRDAADIDRVHEIMAEEGRKVPVIAKIEKPQAVENLEGIVEAFDAIMVARGDLGVELPLEAVPIVQKRAVELARRMAKPVIVATQMLESMISSPIPTRAETSDVANAVLDGADAVMLSGETSVGAYPVITVQTMARIVESTEIHGLDRVPPLGTKPRTQAGAITLAAVEVADFVEAKFLCVFTESGESVRRMARLRNRIPILAFTPDPAIRRRMALNWGVESFVVERVTHTDQMVAQVDEVLVATGKAAVGEPVIIISGSPPGIPGTTNDIRVHKVGDVL
- a CDS encoding histidine phosphatase family protein; its protein translation is MRLILIRHGQTSSNVAGLLDTAIPGAVLTELGETQAAALPKALVGERIDAVYASTAVRAQQTAAPVADVSGLPVIVRDGLREISAGDNEMLGSPEAVQVYIDTIVAWAMGDLDTRMPGGENGHEVFARFDAVIEELEGSGLESVMVVSHGAMLRSWLGLRGANVDGHFIGTHPITNTGVIIVDGDTTTGWRVDTWTGDAVGGPELTTEADGPAAAVERGF
- the gltB gene encoding glutamate synthase large subunit, whose protein sequence is MAHAPYASFSSVPPKQGMYDPANEKDACGLAMVATLTGEASHSIIDAALGSLRNLEHRGAIGSDAGTGDGAGILTQMPDAFLRGVAGFELPPLGAYAVGIAFLPTDASERAQLQTRIAAIAAEEELTVLGWREVPVDPDELGKLARAAMPAFEQLFVTGTGASTPTGIALDRLAFRLRKRAERELGAYFISLSSRTLVYKGMVTTLQLEPFYPDLSDERFATKLAIVHSRYSTNTFPSWPLAQPLRMMAHNGEINTVEGNRNWMRARQSQLESELIGDIRPLLPIITPGASDSASFDEVLELLTLTGRSLPHAMMMMVPEAWEKQTGLSQERRDFYEFNSMQMEPWDGPAALTFTDGSLVGATLDRNGLRPGRWLETTDGLVVLGSEIGVLDVDPSRVKRKGRLRPGKMFLVDTEAGRIIEDDEIKDELSASAPWGDWLDAGRINLSDLPEREHIVHTPASVTRRQRTFGYTEEEVRILLQPMGQNGAEPLGAMGSDTPIAVLSDRPRLLFDYFVQQFAQVTNPPLDSIREEVVTSLKLGLGPERNLLSWGPEHAKQVVLDFPVIDNDELAKIQHIDPNPASPLTTTVKALYRVEDGSAGLETRLREMCDEVDQAILAGSEFIVLSDRDSNSDLAPIPSLLSLAAVHHHLIRAENRMKVGLVVEAGDVREVHHVALLIGYGASAINPYLAMESCEDLVRSGLIQGVTREQAVKNVIKALGKGVLKIMSKMGISTVSSYAGAQAFEAVGLSQQLVDSYFTGTETKLGGVGIEVIAEENAKRHRYAYPEDAASTAHERLQSGGEYQWRRDGSPHLFNPETVFKLQHATKTRRYDIFREYTHMVDSQAAQLMTLRGMFTLRTGARPPVPLDEVESVASIVKRFSTGAMSYGSISREAHETLAIAMNSIGAKSNTGEGGEDVDRLLDPTRRSAIKQVASGRFGVTSMYLTHADDIQIKLAQGAKPGEGGQLPPTKVYPWVARTRHATAGVGLISPPPHHDIYSIEDLKQLIFDLKRANPKARIHTKLVSQSGIGAVAAGVAKALSDVILVSGHDGGTGASPLNSLKHAGTPWELGLAETQQTLMLNNMRDRVVVQVDGQMKTGRDVVIGALLGAEEFGFATAPLVVSGCVMMRVCHLDTCPVGVATQNPVLRERFTGKPEFVVNFFEFIAQEVREYLAELGFRTLEEAIGHNELIDADRAIDHWKASGLDLAPVLVGPVFADDEPRINRRPQEHELEKHFDQQLITAASEVLEHGGHFSVDLPIRNTERAVGTMLGHEVTRRHGENGLPAGSIDITLRGSAGQSFGAFLPGGIALRLIGDSNDYVGKGLSGGQIVVRPSERAAFAPEENVIAGNVIGYGATQGTMFLSGIVGERFLVRNSGATAVVEGVGDHALEYMTGGLAVILGQTGRNLGAGMSGGTAYVFDLERDQVNRDSLASGELTLSELDSADAEIVRDLLERHVVETGSPLAGRLLADIEDSLARFVKVLPRDYAAVLATRQTALDEGLDPDGDIVWNRILEVTGG
- a CDS encoding CoA transferase, translating into MNRSVLVDDTLRSAVGLEPGGVDREATGAAGLLASRFAVLELAAVAVGAVEDAADRLRIALGYEPMHPALDLERIAAAYQSDRLLRIDGAAVDAFAPLSGFFAAADGWVRTHANYPHHRRRLSAMLGIGDEATRAELASAIASRSALDLESEAAGVGALLVAVRSATEWSSTPQASVGDGPLVRRHGGSSGSRIASWVRPTRRQPLRGLRVLDLTRVIAGPVSTRTLALLGADVLRVDPPQVPEIPWQHTDSGQGKRTATLDASTPRGLATLQTLCDEADILVTGYRPHALERLGLRGRDGLVTGSVDAWGTTGPWGDRRGFDSLVQAATGIALVEGDDGAPGALPAQALDHSAGYLLAAAIVDDVAAVVGGGDAGRSSVSLARVGAALQRLPRSEERPPSDLPRARCLVTHGAVTTARPALSAFDDHASPAAVLGSAEPQWTPRS
- a CDS encoding glutamate synthase subunit beta, producing the protein MADPKGFLKVPERELPKRRPVPVRIMDWKEVYEQSDPATVRKQAGRCMDCGIPFCHQGCPLGNLIPEWNDLMWRGEGRSAIERLHATNNFPEFTGRLCPAPCESSCVLGINQPAVTIKQVEVSIIDQAFANGWVESHPPERLTGKTVAVVGSGPAGLAAAQQLTRAGHTVAVYERDDRIGGLLRYGIPDFKMEKKHLDIRLKQMQDEGTRFRAGVNIGVDISWDELRARYDAVVIATGAMVPRDLPIPGRDLSGVHFAMEYLVQANRVGAGDTVADQITAEDKHVVVLGGGDTGADCIGTAHRQGAASVTNLAIGTQPAGERPEHQPWPMMPTLFEVASAHEEGGNREYLVSTVEFLANEAGEVRAIRVAETEFIDGRRVPKSGTEREIPADLVLLALGFTGPEGETLESQFQLPFTGRGNVAREHDYQTNQPGVFVAGDAGRGQSLIVWAIAEGRAAAAAVDQYLEGETQLPFPVRPTDQPISL